The following are encoded in a window of Magnetospirillum sp. 15-1 genomic DNA:
- the chrA gene encoding chromate efflux transporter — protein sequence MPPSPADAHPEFREAFRVWVRVGLLSFGGPAGQIATMHRILVEERKWVSETRFLHALNFCMLLPGPEAQQLATYIGWLLHRTLGGIVAGTLFILPGFVVMMGLAALYAGFHQVPLVDGLFYGIKPAVLAVVIEAVLRIGRRALRSAEKLGIAVLAFLGIFLLDLPFPLIVLAAGLWGYMAARAGRAAFLPAGDGAQAEAGGAADRAIGQGAEHTLPDRRRTIRTAAVCLVLWLVPVAASMAWGQGAFGSIGLFFSKMAVVTFGGAYAVLAYVAQQAVEVYGWLGPAEMLDGLGLAETTPGPLILVNQFVGFLAGFRHPGTLGPWMGGVLGATLTVWVTFLPCFLWILAGAPYVEVLRGYKALSGALAAITAAVVGVIFNLGLWFALHVLFGRVDEMRTGPLRLFVPEMATLDPAALALAVMAAVAMLRLRVGMLPTLAAAGLSGIVWKLFLFP from the coding sequence ATGCCGCCGTCCCCCGCTGACGCCCATCCCGAGTTCCGCGAGGCGTTCAGGGTCTGGGTCCGGGTCGGCCTGCTCAGCTTCGGCGGGCCGGCCGGGCAGATCGCCACCATGCACCGTATCCTGGTGGAGGAGAGGAAATGGGTCAGCGAGACCCGCTTTCTTCATGCGCTGAATTTCTGCATGCTGCTGCCGGGGCCGGAAGCCCAGCAATTGGCCACCTATATCGGCTGGCTGCTGCATCGCACGCTCGGCGGTATCGTCGCCGGCACCTTGTTCATCCTGCCGGGGTTCGTGGTGATGATGGGGCTGGCGGCGCTGTATGCCGGCTTTCATCAGGTTCCCCTGGTGGACGGGCTGTTCTACGGCATCAAGCCGGCGGTGCTCGCCGTGGTGATCGAGGCGGTGCTGCGCATCGGCCGCCGGGCGTTACGCTCGGCCGAGAAGCTGGGCATCGCCGTTCTGGCCTTTCTCGGCATCTTCCTGCTGGACCTGCCGTTTCCGCTGATCGTTCTGGCGGCCGGACTCTGGGGCTACATGGCGGCTCGGGCCGGGCGGGCGGCCTTTCTGCCGGCCGGCGACGGCGCCCAGGCCGAGGCCGGGGGCGCCGCCGACCGTGCCATCGGGCAAGGGGCGGAACACACCCTTCCGGACCGGCGGCGGACCATCCGGACGGCGGCCGTCTGTCTGGTGCTGTGGCTGGTTCCGGTGGCGGCCTCCATGGCCTGGGGCCAGGGGGCGTTCGGGTCCATCGGCCTGTTCTTTTCCAAGATGGCGGTGGTGACCTTCGGCGGCGCCTACGCGGTGCTGGCCTATGTGGCGCAGCAGGCGGTGGAGGTTTACGGCTGGCTGGGGCCGGCCGAGATGCTGGACGGCCTGGGACTGGCCGAGACCACGCCGGGGCCGCTGATCCTGGTCAACCAGTTCGTCGGCTTCCTGGCCGGGTTTCGCCATCCCGGCACTCTCGGCCCCTGGATGGGGGGAGTGCTGGGGGCGACGCTGACCGTCTGGGTGACCTTCCTGCCCTGCTTCCTGTGGATTCTGGCCGGGGCGCCCTATGTGGAGGTTCTGCGCGGCTATAAGGCGCTGTCCGGCGCCCTGGCGGCCATCACCGCCGCCGTGGTGGGGGTGATCTTCAATCTCGGCCTGTGGTTCGCCCTGCACGTGCTGTTCGGCCGGGTAGACGAGATGCGGACCGGGCCGCTGCGCCTCTTCGTCCCCGAGATGGCGACGCTCGACCCGGCGGCCCTGGCCCTGGCCGTCATGGCGGCCGTCGCCATGCTGCGTCTTAGGGTCGGCATGCTGCCCACCCTGGCGGCGGCCGGGCTGTCCGGCATCGTCTGGAAGCTATTTCTTTTTCCGTAG
- a CDS encoding EAL domain-containing protein: MQSGPPGKASNDGIVTLAVTERRRIFDLVIRYGAAAVVLWTVLLGISLWWNVSRQQATTLDLALNTARSAFNKDLAYRRWASDHGGVYVEPTEKTPPSPWMSHLPDRDLVANDGRLLTLMNPAYMLREMMADYGEDYGIKGRIVGIVTLNPNNEADPWEAEAIRQFDTGRISEKLEVSAIGGKPHLRLIKPFMMEESCQKCHGHLGFPNGSVRGAVGVSVPLEPYLEVERHAIRALAVTHGGFWLVGVAGIGLIGRRTTRRLMEKALAGEETRLATHVFRNALEATLITDPRGRILRVNPMFTELTGYGEAEVIGGNPRIIRSNHHDADFYKEMWQAIYRDGRWQGEIWNRRKDGQVFVAWETIVAVYDEAGAIRYFIGSFSDITEKVEAQRHILRLAHYDVLTDLPNRALFQDRLERAVVHALRHDRQAALLFLDLDGFKKVNDTMGHRAGDDLLKEVAVRLRGCVRMTDTIARLGGDEFTVILDEISSAGDAALVGEKILAALQAPVAIDGREVFIGTSIGISLFPTDGRSGEELLKHADTAMYQAKAAGKGRFNFYSAEMTKREEHRLELEMALRQAVEEGQFQVHYQPQKNLAANRVTGFEALVRWQHPRLGMIPPLDFIPLAEEMHLIGRIDLFVMRQACRQGRIWRDQGHDISMAVNLSGVNFSGDDLPDQVRRVLEETGFPAGHLELEITESFVIDLEVDQREVLQRLRALGVNLAIDDFGTGYSSLSYLKRLPVNTLKIDRSFVRDIARDSRDMMLVSSIIGIAHSLGLKVVAEGIEDLEQITILETQECDEIQGYLIARPMPAELADIFMTGVQASDAAVPR; the protein is encoded by the coding sequence ATGCAGTCCGGCCCGCCAGGCAAGGCTTCCAATGACGGCATCGTGACCCTTGCGGTCACCGAGCGGCGGCGGATTTTTGATCTGGTGATCCGCTACGGGGCGGCGGCGGTCGTGCTGTGGACGGTGCTGCTGGGCATTTCGCTGTGGTGGAATGTCAGCCGGCAGCAGGCGACGACCCTCGACCTTGCCCTGAATACCGCCCGTTCGGCCTTCAACAAGGATTTGGCCTATCGCCGCTGGGCGTCGGACCATGGCGGCGTCTATGTGGAGCCCACCGAGAAGACTCCGCCCAGTCCATGGATGTCCCATCTGCCCGACCGCGATCTTGTCGCCAATGACGGGCGGCTGCTGACCCTGATGAACCCGGCCTACATGCTGCGCGAGATGATGGCCGATTACGGCGAGGATTACGGCATCAAGGGCCGCATCGTCGGTATCGTCACCCTCAATCCCAACAATGAGGCCGATCCCTGGGAGGCCGAGGCCATCCGCCAGTTCGACACCGGGCGGATATCGGAGAAGCTGGAGGTCTCCGCCATCGGCGGCAAGCCGCACCTGCGGCTGATCAAGCCGTTCATGATGGAGGAGAGTTGCCAGAAGTGCCACGGCCACCTGGGCTTTCCCAACGGCTCGGTGCGCGGCGCCGTCGGCGTGTCCGTTCCCCTGGAGCCCTATCTGGAGGTGGAGCGTCATGCCATTCGCGCCCTGGCCGTCACCCACGGCGGGTTCTGGCTGGTGGGGGTGGCCGGTATCGGTCTGATCGGCCGCCGTACGACCCGGCGGCTGATGGAGAAGGCGCTGGCCGGCGAGGAAACCCGTCTCGCCACCCATGTATTCCGCAACGCCCTGGAAGCCACCCTGATCACCGATCCCCGTGGGCGGATTCTGCGGGTCAATCCCATGTTCACCGAGTTGACGGGGTATGGCGAGGCCGAAGTGATCGGCGGTAATCCCCGTATCATCCGCTCCAACCACCACGATGCCGATTTCTACAAGGAGATGTGGCAGGCCATTTATCGCGACGGCCGCTGGCAAGGCGAAATATGGAACCGCCGCAAGGACGGTCAGGTCTTCGTCGCCTGGGAAACCATCGTGGCGGTCTATGACGAGGCCGGCGCCATCCGCTATTTCATCGGCAGCTTCAGCGACATCACCGAAAAGGTCGAAGCCCAGCGCCATATCCTGCGCCTGGCCCATTACGACGTGCTGACCGATCTGCCCAACCGCGCGCTGTTCCAGGACCGGCTGGAGCGTGCCGTGGTTCACGCCCTGCGCCACGACCGGCAGGCGGCCCTGCTGTTCCTCGACCTGGACGGCTTCAAGAAGGTCAACGACACCATGGGGCATCGGGCCGGCGACGACCTGCTGAAGGAAGTGGCCGTCCGCCTGCGCGGCTGCGTGCGCATGACCGACACCATCGCCCGGCTGGGCGGCGACGAGTTCACGGTGATCCTGGACGAGATTTCCTCGGCCGGCGACGCCGCCCTGGTCGGAGAGAAGATACTGGCGGCCTTGCAGGCTCCGGTCGCTATCGACGGCCGCGAGGTGTTCATCGGAACCAGTATCGGCATCAGCCTGTTCCCCACCGACGGGCGGAGCGGTGAGGAATTGCTGAAGCATGCCGATACCGCCATGTACCAGGCCAAGGCGGCGGGCAAGGGGCGCTTCAACTTCTATTCCGCCGAGATGACCAAGCGCGAGGAACATCGCCTGGAGCTGGAAATGGCACTGCGTCAGGCGGTGGAGGAGGGGCAATTCCAGGTTCACTACCAGCCCCAGAAGAACCTCGCCGCCAACCGGGTGACGGGATTCGAGGCCCTGGTCCGCTGGCAGCACCCCCGTCTCGGCATGATTCCACCGCTGGATTTCATCCCCCTGGCCGAAGAGATGCATCTGATCGGACGCATCGATCTGTTCGTCATGCGTCAGGCTTGCCGCCAGGGGCGGATCTGGCGGGACCAGGGCCACGATATCTCCATGGCCGTTAACCTTTCCGGGGTTAATTTCTCCGGGGATGACCTGCCGGATCAGGTCAGGCGGGTGCTGGAGGAAACCGGCTTTCCCGCCGGTCACCTGGAACTGGAGATCACCGAAAGCTTCGTCATCGACCTTGAAGTGGATCAGCGCGAGGTGCTGCAGCGGCTGCGCGCCCTGGGGGTCAATCTCGCCATCGACGATTTCGGCACCGGCTATTCCTCGCTCAGCTATCTCAAGCGCCTGCCGGTCAACACCTTGAAGATCGACCGCTCGTTCGTCCGCGACATCGCGCGGGATTCGCGCGACATGATGCTGGTTTCGAGCATCATCGGCATCGCCCACTCCCTGGGGCTCAAGGTGGTGGCGGAGGGAATCGAGGACCTGGAGCAGATCACCATCCTGGAAACCCAGGAATGCGATGAGATTCAGGGGTACCTGATCGCCCGTCCCATGCCGGCCGAGCTGGCCGACATCTTCATGACCGGAGTACAGGCCAGTGATGCCGCCGTCCCCCGCTGA
- a CDS encoding DUF2478 domain-containing protein has product MAEDDIVSSLKIGVIVRPPDASVPDSMEGFARILQGQGFLVRGLVQRNSASSGDCACTMTLVDLENGQEFRISQNLGSGSTCCRVDTQAVAEASSVLRRAMENEIDLLVVNKFGKLESQGHGMVDEIAAAVSRGIPLLTSVEVPLLDRWREFTGGVAEELTPGCGALMRWWDNVRPRGVPRSSRLLRAVQEAAADAQPFQRMEPIPETS; this is encoded by the coding sequence ATGGCCGAAGACGACATCGTGTCATCGCTGAAAATCGGCGTCATCGTAAGACCGCCGGATGCCAGCGTGCCGGATTCCATGGAAGGCTTCGCCCGTATCCTGCAAGGCCAGGGGTTCCTGGTACGCGGGCTGGTCCAGCGCAATTCCGCGTCTTCCGGCGATTGCGCCTGCACCATGACCCTGGTGGATCTGGAGAACGGCCAGGAATTCCGCATCAGCCAGAACCTGGGCAGCGGTTCCACCTGCTGCCGGGTCGACACCCAGGCGGTGGCCGAGGCCAGTTCCGTCCTGCGCCGGGCCATGGAAAACGAGATCGACCTGCTGGTCGTCAACAAGTTCGGTAAGCTGGAATCCCAGGGACACGGCATGGTGGACGAGATCGCGGCCGCCGTCAGCCGGGGCATTCCGCTGCTGACCTCGGTGGAAGTGCCGTTGCTGGACCGGTGGCGCGAGTTCACCGGCGGCGTCGCCGAGGAACTGACCCCCGGCTGCGGCGCCCTGATGCGCTGGTGGGACAACGTCCGGCCGCGCGGCGTGCCGCGCTCGTCACGGCTGTTGCGCGCCGTGCAGGAGGCTGCGGCGGACGCTCAGCCGTTCCAGCGAATGGAACCGATTCCGGAAACATCATAG
- a CDS encoding helix-turn-helix transcriptional regulator, protein MDDSQDFPEMMDTHQVARYLRVKERKVYELLKERRIPCTRVTGKWLFPKGEIDAWLKRNSASPSDAPRQGPVPMVVAGSHDPLLEWCLREVGGGLAVLPGSSMDGLRQLAMGEAAAAGIHLLDTESGTYNLPQVQEMLAERNVVLIEWAWRQQGLVVASGNPLGLGSLADLVAAKARVVLRQEGAGSRLLLDRLLAEAGIAAESLTTAQVPVRSETDVGLAILEGAADAGLAVASVAKSLKLGFVPLHRERFDLAIDRRAYFEPPIQALLAFVRTNEFARRVETLGGYDVSGIGSIRWNG, encoded by the coding sequence ATGGATGATTCCCAAGATTTTCCCGAGATGATGGACACCCATCAGGTGGCCCGTTACCTGCGCGTCAAGGAGCGTAAGGTCTACGAGCTGCTGAAGGAGCGGCGCATCCCCTGTACCCGGGTGACCGGAAAGTGGCTGTTTCCCAAGGGGGAGATCGACGCTTGGCTGAAGCGCAACAGCGCCTCGCCCTCCGACGCTCCCCGGCAGGGTCCGGTCCCCATGGTGGTGGCCGGCAGCCACGATCCCCTGCTGGAATGGTGCCTGCGCGAGGTGGGCGGCGGTCTGGCCGTGCTGCCCGGTTCTTCCATGGACGGGCTGCGGCAACTGGCCATGGGTGAAGCCGCGGCGGCCGGAATCCATCTGCTGGATACCGAGAGCGGCACCTACAATCTGCCCCAAGTCCAGGAAATGCTGGCCGAGCGCAACGTGGTGCTGATCGAATGGGCCTGGCGTCAGCAGGGGCTGGTGGTGGCTTCGGGCAATCCGCTGGGCCTCGGCTCGCTGGCCGATCTGGTGGCGGCCAAGGCCCGCGTCGTGCTGCGCCAGGAAGGGGCGGGAAGCCGCCTGCTGCTCGACCGTCTGCTGGCCGAAGCGGGCATCGCGGCCGAATCCCTGACCACGGCGCAGGTGCCGGTGCGCAGCGAGACCGATGTGGGGCTGGCCATCCTGGAAGGCGCTGCCGATGCCGGGCTGGCGGTGGCCTCGGTCGCCAAGAGCCTGAAACTGGGTTTCGTGCCGCTGCACCGCGAGCGCTTCGATCTGGCCATCGACCGCCGTGCCTATTTCGAGCCGCCCATTCAGGCGCTGCTGGCTTTCGTGCGTACCAACGAGTTCGCCCGCCGGGTGGAAACCCTGGGCGGCTATGATGTTTCCGGAATCGGTTCCATTCGCTGGAACGGCTGA
- a CDS encoding helix-turn-helix transcriptional regulator translates to MAKRNVSTRGRLESGAPNPVDVHVGGRMRLRRTLLGMSQEKLGEAIGLTFQQVQKYERGANRIGASRLFDLSRVLDVPVSYFFDDMADQVQAQSPVNIIKGSVGLSEEPATFEADPMTKRETLELVRAYYNITDPQVRKRVYELAKALAAVAGAE, encoded by the coding sequence TTGGCGAAGCGAAATGTATCGACCAGGGGGCGGCTGGAGAGCGGTGCCCCCAACCCGGTGGATGTTCATGTGGGTGGCCGCATGCGTCTGCGGCGGACGCTGTTGGGCATGAGCCAGGAAAAGCTGGGCGAGGCCATCGGGCTGACCTTCCAGCAGGTGCAGAAGTACGAGCGCGGCGCCAACCGCATCGGCGCGTCGCGCCTGTTCGACCTGTCGCGCGTCCTGGACGTGCCGGTGTCCTATTTCTTCGATGACATGGCCGATCAGGTCCAGGCCCAGAGCCCGGTGAACATCATCAAGGGTTCGGTCGGGCTGTCCGAGGAGCCGGCGACGTTCGAAGCCGATCCCATGACCAAGCGCGAGACGCTGGAACTGGTCCGCGCCTACTACAACATCACCGACCCTCAGGTTCGCAAGCGGGTGTACGAACTGGCCAAGGCCCTGGCCGCCGTCGCCGGCGCCGAATAA
- a CDS encoding LysR family transcriptional regulator: MGQFRLHDWNDVRLIIACAEHRSFAAAATAMGIDQTTVSRRIANMEAAIGRPLFTRRRSGATPTPAGEALLERARAMAALADDFEGAMQGLTSFQTPKVTVAASEGLLTYTLIPALMGQDKHELPLDRRLVTTHMPKLAFTTASGKADISVMATSPGDLPRVSGAVHVRRVGTMNFVPVASRDFLHEMRGVSSFDDLAELPLLDIGIYRAIRGLDAWNGLVAGKQDGDVTVASNTPKLQRPLLGGEGISILPDYSTLYEHRLAAVDVEVPSMAVSLWLVSHEDTLREPSVRELYDLLAGMFTASAWYREK; the protein is encoded by the coding sequence ATGGGTCAGTTTCGCCTGCATGACTGGAATGATGTCCGGTTGATCATCGCCTGTGCCGAGCACCGCAGCTTCGCTGCGGCGGCTACCGCTATGGGGATCGACCAGACCACGGTCAGCCGGCGGATCGCCAATATGGAGGCCGCCATCGGGCGGCCGCTGTTCACCCGGCGCAGGTCGGGGGCGACGCCGACCCCGGCGGGTGAAGCGCTGTTGGAGCGGGCGCGGGCCATGGCGGCCTTGGCCGACGACTTCGAAGGCGCCATGCAGGGCCTGACCAGTTTTCAGACGCCCAAGGTCACGGTGGCGGCCAGCGAGGGATTGCTGACCTATACCCTGATCCCCGCCCTGATGGGCCAGGACAAGCATGAATTGCCGCTGGACCGGCGTCTGGTGACGACACACATGCCCAAACTGGCTTTCACCACCGCTTCGGGAAAGGCCGACATTTCGGTCATGGCGACCTCGCCGGGCGATCTGCCCAGGGTTTCGGGCGCCGTGCATGTCCGCCGGGTCGGGACCATGAATTTCGTTCCGGTGGCCAGTCGGGATTTTCTGCACGAGATGCGGGGCGTTTCCAGCTTCGACGATCTGGCCGAATTGCCGCTGCTCGATATCGGCATCTATCGCGCCATCCGGGGGCTGGATGCCTGGAACGGCCTGGTGGCGGGCAAGCAGGACGGGGACGTGACCGTGGCCTCCAACACGCCCAAGCTTCAGCGTCCCTTGCTGGGCGGAGAGGGGATTTCGATTCTCCCGGATTATTCAACTCTCTACGAGCATCGTCTGGCGGCCGTCGACGTGGAGGTGCCGTCCATGGCGGTCTCCCTGTGGCTGGTGTCCCATGAAGACACCCTGCGCGAGCCGTCGGTACGCGAATTATACGATCTGCTGGCCGGGATGTTCACCGCATCGGCGTGGTACCGCGAGAAATGA
- a CDS encoding GNAT family N-acetyltransferase, producing the protein MTTEIRNGSKVPSASVTVKIARTPDEFAMAMAIRAAVFLAEEDNITYFDEFNGNDYVATHLIAFVDGDPAGVIRVRWFADFALLERVGIRKRYRSYQVLASLARAALELARQKGFRIAAGRARLETVNFWKRFGGRQSGEAVSMYRGTLVPIVHDIPRRPDLGAIPAGPFGDPDFESLIVQQEGNWDFSKLNNRAPLHLSAAE; encoded by the coding sequence ATGACGACAGAGATCCGCAACGGTAGCAAGGTACCCAGTGCGTCGGTTACCGTGAAGATCGCCCGGACCCCGGACGAGTTCGCGATGGCCATGGCCATTCGCGCTGCGGTCTTCCTCGCCGAAGAAGACAACATCACCTATTTCGACGAATTCAATGGCAACGATTATGTCGCCACTCACCTGATCGCCTTCGTGGACGGCGATCCGGCCGGCGTCATCCGGGTGCGTTGGTTCGCCGATTTCGCCCTCCTCGAGCGGGTCGGCATCCGCAAGCGCTACCGTTCCTACCAGGTGCTGGCCTCGCTGGCCCGCGCCGCCCTGGAACTAGCCCGCCAGAAAGGCTTCCGCATCGCCGCCGGCCGCGCCCGGCTGGAGACGGTCAACTTCTGGAAGCGCTTCGGCGGCCGCCAGTCGGGCGAGGCCGTCAGCATGTATCGCGGCACGCTGGTTCCCATCGTCCACGACATTCCGCGCCGCCCCGATCTGGGTGCCATCCCGGCAGGTCCGTTCGGCGACCCGGATTTCGAATCCCTGATCGTCCAGCAGGAGGGCAACTGGGACTTCAGCAAGCTGAACAACAGGGCTCCCCTCCATCTCTCGGCGGCGGAGTAG
- a CDS encoding ribbon-helix-helix domain-containing protein, translating to MNWQDRQGMIADLNLRIELKRLADKAFDRDDGPLMAILEVAISTLDERLADPEAYAREEPPRKRPVTLICRNVRIKGKRTSVKLENEFWHALELMAGEAHCTIDDLCDAARRRYEASSLTSAIRVFVLNSNMAAQPDYPLPA from the coding sequence ATGAACTGGCAAGACCGTCAAGGCATGATCGCCGACCTCAACCTTCGCATCGAATTGAAGCGCCTGGCTGACAAGGCGTTCGACCGCGACGACGGTCCGCTGATGGCAATCCTCGAGGTCGCCATCAGCACCCTGGACGAACGCCTCGCCGATCCCGAGGCCTATGCGCGGGAGGAACCCCCGCGCAAACGGCCGGTGACGCTGATCTGCCGCAACGTCCGCATCAAGGGCAAGCGGACCAGCGTCAAGCTGGAGAACGAGTTCTGGCACGCCCTGGAACTGATGGCCGGCGAGGCCCATTGCACCATCGATGATCTGTGCGACGCCGCCCGGCGCCGCTACGAGGCCAGCAGCCTGACCTCGGCGATCCGCGTCTTCGTACTGAACAGCAATATGGCCGCCCAGCCCGACTACCCGCTTCCGGCCTGA
- a CDS encoding saccharopine dehydrogenase C-terminal domain-containing protein — translation MRTIVFKGRLVIIGCGSIGQGILPLILRHIEIKPAQISIITACERGRQVAAEYGIEFTNKALTQDDFRDRLTPMLRKGDFLLNLSVDVSSTALVELCRDLGVLYQDTCIEPWAGGYTDSSLSPSLRTNYALREEMLRLRVNGPAPTALVTHGANPGLVSHFVKQALLNIAADTGLGTEVPRSRQGWGELAARLGVKVMHVAERDTQQGSIPKGPDEFVNTWSIDGFVGEGCQPAELGWGTHEKEMPADGRRHDFGGDAAIYLMKPGASQRVRTWTPVEGAFHGFLITHNESISIADYFTVKEEGRVTYRPTVHYAYHPCDAAVLSLHELAGKNWTMPSKQRLMVNELVSGIDELGVLIAGHAKGAYWYGSQLSIAEARELAPHNSATSLQVTSTVLAGMIWALENPMRGIVEPDEIDFQRILEIARPYLGPVVGVYTDWTPLEGRGTLFDEDLDTSDPWQFKNVRVI, via the coding sequence ATGCGCACCATTGTCTTCAAGGGCCGTTTGGTCATCATCGGCTGCGGCAGCATCGGCCAGGGCATTCTGCCCCTCATCCTGCGCCATATCGAGATCAAACCGGCCCAGATCAGCATCATTACGGCCTGTGAACGCGGCCGTCAGGTTGCCGCCGAGTACGGCATCGAATTTACGAACAAAGCGCTGACCCAGGACGATTTCCGCGACCGTCTGACTCCCATGCTGCGCAAGGGCGACTTCCTGCTGAATCTTTCGGTGGATGTGTCGTCGACCGCGCTGGTCGAGCTGTGCCGCGACCTCGGCGTCCTTTACCAGGACACCTGCATCGAACCCTGGGCCGGCGGCTACACCGATTCCAGCCTGTCTCCCTCGCTGCGCACCAATTATGCGCTGCGGGAGGAAATGCTGCGTCTGCGGGTCAACGGCCCGGCGCCGACGGCGCTGGTCACCCATGGCGCCAATCCCGGCCTGGTCTCGCATTTCGTCAAGCAGGCGCTGCTGAACATCGCCGCCGACACCGGCCTGGGGACCGAGGTGCCCAGGAGCCGGCAGGGCTGGGGCGAACTGGCCGCCCGGCTGGGCGTCAAGGTCATGCATGTGGCCGAGCGCGACACCCAGCAGGGGTCGATCCCCAAGGGACCCGACGAGTTCGTCAATACCTGGTCCATCGACGGCTTCGTGGGTGAGGGCTGCCAGCCGGCCGAACTGGGCTGGGGCACCCACGAGAAGGAGATGCCCGCCGACGGGCGCCGCCATGATTTCGGCGGCGACGCGGCCATCTACCTGATGAAGCCGGGCGCCAGCCAAAGGGTGCGCACCTGGACGCCGGTGGAAGGGGCCTTCCACGGCTTCCTCATCACCCACAACGAATCCATCTCCATCGCCGACTACTTCACGGTGAAGGAGGAGGGGCGGGTCACCTACCGTCCCACGGTGCACTACGCCTATCACCCGTGCGACGCCGCCGTGCTGTCGCTGCATGAGTTGGCCGGCAAGAACTGGACCATGCCGTCCAAGCAGCGCCTGATGGTCAACGAACTGGTCAGCGGCATCGACGAACTGGGCGTGCTGATCGCCGGCCATGCCAAGGGCGCCTATTGGTACGGTTCGCAGTTGTCCATCGCCGAGGCGCGTGAACTGGCGCCCCATAACAGCGCCACCAGCCTGCAGGTCACTTCCACCGTGCTGGCCGGCATGATCTGGGCGCTGGAGAATCCCATGCGGGGCATCGTCGAGCCCGACGAGATCGACTTCCAGCGCATCCTGGAGATCGCCCGGCCCTATCTGGGGCCGGTGGTCGGGGTCTACACCGACTGGACGCCGCTGGAGGGGCGCGGCACGCTGTTCGACGAGGATCTGGATACCTCGGACCCCTGGCAGTTCAAGAACGTCCGGGTCATCTAA
- a CDS encoding 5-oxoprolinase subunit PxpA gives MISVNLNADLGEECGDDLAMLDVVSAANIACGAHAGSPAVMEATVRAAMARGIGIGAHPSYPDREGFGRRPMDLSPAEIEAVVLAQLRDLMEIAGRLGGRVGHVKPHGALSNRAAVDAAAAAAIVRAVRGADPALVLLAPAGSALVAAGQAAGLVVAEEVFADRAYDDDGNLVPRSQPGAMIHDPEIAAARVLGMVREGMLTTLSGRRIACRAQSVCVHGDDAGAVALARRLRAVLEAAGITIIPLI, from the coding sequence ATGATTTCCGTCAATCTCAATGCCGATCTCGGCGAGGAATGCGGCGACGATCTCGCCATGCTGGACGTGGTGAGCGCCGCCAACATCGCCTGCGGGGCGCACGCCGGCTCGCCGGCCGTCATGGAGGCGACGGTGCGGGCCGCCATGGCGCGGGGCATCGGTATCGGCGCCCATCCCTCCTATCCCGATCGCGAGGGTTTCGGCCGCCGGCCCATGGACCTTTCCCCCGCCGAGATCGAGGCGGTGGTGCTGGCCCAGCTCCGCGACCTGATGGAAATCGCCGGGCGGCTGGGCGGCCGGGTCGGCCATGTGAAGCCGCATGGGGCGCTGTCCAACCGCGCGGCGGTCGACGCCGCCGCCGCCGCCGCCATCGTCCGCGCCGTGCGCGGCGCCGACCCCGCCCTGGTCCTGCTGGCCCCCGCCGGCTCGGCCCTGGTGGCGGCCGGGCAGGCGGCGGGGCTGGTGGTGGCCGAGGAGGTGTTCGCCGATCGCGCCTATGACGATGACGGCAATCTGGTGCCGCGCTCCCAGCCGGGCGCCATGATCCACGATCCCGAAATCGCGGCGGCGCGCGTGCTGGGAATGGTGCGAGAAGGCATGCTGACCACCCTGTCGGGCCGCAGGATTGCCTGCCGCGCCCAGTCGGTCTGCGTGCACGGCGACGACGCCGGAGCCGTGGCCCTGGCCCGGCGGTTGCGGGCGGTTCTGGAGGCGGCCGGCATCACGATTATCCCCTTGATCTGA